A segment of the Streptomyces pactum genome:
CGACACGCCGTCCGCGCGCCCTTCTGCCGGGACAAGCGCTCCAATCGTGGCTCTCCAGGGGTCCCTACAGGTGGGTCAGGCCTCCGTGAGGGTCACGTTCTGGGCGTGGATCGCGTGGAAGGCGGGGAGCGGCAGGCCGCCGATGGGCCGCAGTTCCATCAGGGTCGCCTCCACGCGGGCCGCGCCGGGCTTCAGGTCGTTCGCGGAGGACTTGCCCGTGTTGACCCAGCGGTGCTCCAGGCCGTCGCAGACCGCCCAGGTGCCGCCGATCCCGTACTCGACGGACGAGTCGCCCTGGCTCACGGAGGAGCTGACGAAGACGGCGCCGACTGCGGCGGTGCACCGGTAGGTGCCGGAGAGGGTGACGGTGCCGTCCGCGGCGAGGCGGCCGGTCGAGTCGACCGTCACCGACTCCGTGATGTGGCGGGCGTCGTGGGGGGCAGCCGAGGCGGCGGGGGCGGACAGCAGGAGCAGGGCGGCGCCGGCGGCGGCTGCGGCTGCGGCTTTGACCGCGGCTGTGGCTGTGACTCTGGTGCGGGTCGCGGAGCGTACGGGCATGGGGGCCTCCCGGTCGGTCGGAATGGGGGTTCCACTGGTACCGGACGGAGGGGCCGGCGGCGGTGACCGTCACCCCTTCGGTGGCGAGTCCGCCTCGGCCGTCGTGGAACCGTCGCCGGGTTGTCCGGGTGTTGTCACGCTTGCCGCCCGGGCCTTGGCGATGACTTCCCGCCGGGCGCACGGTCGGTACATGCGACGGTCCCGACGACGGGACGGCCTCCCGACGTGGAGGTGCGCCATGTGTGCCCACCGGCCTTCCTGCCCCGCAGCCGGCTCGCCCGCCGCGCGGGTCGTGACCGTGCACGTCGTCGCCGCCCACCCCGAGCAGGGGTGGCACCTGCTGTGCGACGGCACGATCGTCTTCGACGACACCGGCGAGCTGCGGCCCGACGGCCGTGTCGTCGCGCCGCACCGGGTGCCCGCGGGGCGCCTGGCGATCGCGGTCTGACCGCCCGCCGGGCGGCGCTCAGCGCTTCTCGGCGATGAACTCCCGCAGCAGGGAGGCGAGCAGCTCCGGCTGGTCCTCGGCGATCAGTGTCCGGGTGTCCTCGACCTCCACCAGCCGCCCCTGCGGCAGGAGTTCGGCCAGGCGGCGGCCGTGGGCGCGGGGCATCATCAGGTCCTCGGTCGCCCAGACGACGAGCGCGGGCCGGTCGAACCCGCGCAACCCCTCGGCGGCCTCGAGCAGTTCACCGCGGCGGACGTGCGTACCGTAGTGCCTGAAGTCGCGCCGGATAGCCGGGTCGGTACGCAGCGGGCGCAGCCAGCCGTCCACGACCGCGTCCGGCACGGGCCGCTTGGTGAGCGCGCCGATGCCGACGGGCAGGCGGCGCAGCGGTTTCAACCCCAGGGTGCGGACCAGCAGGGACACGCCGCCGGGCACCCGGCAGGCGGCGCCGATCATCTTGCCGGGCAGGCCCGGCGGGTAGTTGTCGAAGGCCTCGCACGCGACGAGCGCCAGCCGCGCGAGGCGCTCGGGGTGCCTGGCCGCCACCGTCTGGGCCCGTCCGCAGTCGCTTTCGACCAGGGTGACGTCGGTCAGGTCCAGGCGGTCGAGGAACTCCGCGATCAGTTCGTTGACCAGGTCCGGCGTGGGCGGCCGGGACATGGGCCGGCGGTGGGCGCCGTAGGGCAGGGTCGGCGCGATCACCCGGTGGTCGGTGCGCAGGTCGGCGAGGACCTTGCGCCAGACGGTCGCGTCGTGCACGAGGCCGTGGAGGAGGACGACGATCGGGCCGTCGCCGCCGGTGTCGTCGTACTCGACGGTTCCCGCGGTCAGTTGGATGTCCGGCATGGCGGAACTCTAGGGCGAGCACGGGACGTACGGCAGGAGGGACCGCAGCGCCGGCGGCACGGCGGCAGGGCTTGCGGCGCGGCAGGGCTTGCGGCGCGGCAGGGCTTGCGGCGCGGCAGGGCTTGCGGCAGTGCGGCTATGGCAGTACGGCGAATCCGTCGAGTTCCACCAGGGCCCGTTCGTCCCACAGGCGTACGACCTCCACGACCGCCATCGCCGGATAGTCGCGGCCGGCCAGCTCGCGCCAGGTGCGGCCGAGTTCGGCGGCGTGGGTGCGGTAGGCGGCGACGTCCGTGGCGTAGACGGTGACGCGGGCGAGGTCGGCGGGGGTGCCGCCGGCGGCGCGCAGGGCGGTCAGGAGGTTGGTGAGGGCCGTCTGGAACTGGGCGGGGAGGGTGTCGCCGGTGACCTCGCCGTCGGTGTCGAGGGCGGTCTGGCCGGCCAGGAACACGACGCGGGTGCCGGTGGCGACGACGGCGTGGGAGAAGCCGGTGGGCGGGGAGAGTTCGGGCGGGTTCACCCGTTCGGCGGTCATGCGCCGGCCTCCTCGGTAGTCGCGTCCAGGGTTCGGTACAGCTCCTTGGCGATGATGCCGCGTTGCACCTCGCTCGCGCCCTCGTAGACGCGGGGGGCGCGCACCTCGCGGTAGAGGTGTTCGAGCAGGTGGCCGCGGCGCAGTGCGCGGGCGCCGTGCAGTTGGACGGCCTTGTCGACGACGTACTGGGCGGTCTCGGTGGCGAGGAGCTTCGCCATCGCGGCGCGTCGCGGGACGTCCGGCGCGCTGTCGTCGTACGCCGTCGCCGCCGCGTACACCATGAGGCGGGCCGCCTCGGTGCGCAGGGCCATCTCGGCGACCTGGTGGGAGACGGTCTGGAGGTCGCGCAGTCGGCCGCCGAAGGCACCACGGTCGGTGGTGTGCGCCAGGGCGGCGTCCAGGGCGGCCTGCGCCATGCCGACGGCGAAGGCGCCGACGCTGGGGCGGAACAGGTTGAGGGTGTCCATGGCGACCCGGAAGCCGCGGTCCGGCTCGCCGAGCACGTCGTCCTCGGTGACCGGCACGGCGTCGAAGGCGAGGGCGCCGATGGGGTGCGGGGAGAGCATGTCGAGGTGGGTGCCGGTGAGGCCGGGACGGTCGGCGGGGACGAGGAAGGCGGTGACGCCGCGGGCACCGGCGCCAGGGGTGGTGCGGGCGAAGACGGTGTAGAAGTCGGCCTCGGGGGCGTTGGAGATCCAGCACTTCTCACCGGTGAGCCGCCAGCCGGAGCGGCCGTCGCGGTCGGCGGCCACGGGGATCGGGGCAGGGCCGCGGCCGCCCCGCGTGCGCGCCTCCCCGGGGGGTGATCCGGCGACGGTCCACGCCGCGTCCGCCGCCGACGCGCCCGCCTCCGCACCGGACCCCGCATCGCCCCGCCCGGCGGGCCGCCCGGCGTCCGGGACCGGCGGATCCACCTCCGCGCGGTGGCCGGCGGCGGCGCGCGTGGTGTCGTCCGGGGAGGGCGGGCGTTGCCGGCCGGGGGACCCGGTGGCGGGTCGTCCCGGGCCTGAACGCCCCGCGTCCGGTTCCGCCCTGAGCCTCAGCGCCGCCGCGTCCGAGCCGGCGTCGGGCTCGCTGAGGGCGAAGGCGGCCACCGCGCTGCCGTCGCTCACGCGGGGCAGCCAGCGGGCGCGCTGGGCCTCGGTGCCGTGGGCGTGCACCGGGTGGGCGCCGAGGCCCTGGAGGGCGAGGGCGGTCTCGGCCTCGGTGCAGGCGTGGGCGAGGGACTCGCGCATCAGGCACAGGTCGAGCGCGCCCGAGGTGAACAGGCGGGGCAGCAGGCCGAGGGTGCCGAGTTCGGTGAGCAGGGCGCGGTTCACGCGGCCCGGTTCGCCCTTCTCGGCCAGCGGGCGCAGCCGTCCGGCGGCCAGGGCGCGCAGCTCCGCGCACCAAGCGAGTTGTGACGGTTCGAGCGAGAATGCGGTCATCGCCGGTCCCTTCCCCTGCTCCCCCGCCCACTGGGCCACGCCCGAGGTTATCGCGCACCGTTGACTGTCGTCACCAACACGATACGCTCCTTGCGCGAGCCCACCACGACAAAGGGGGCGAACCGCCATGGCAGATCCGCACCGCGCAGATCCGCACCGCTCGGCCCACGTCGACACCTTCGCGCGCGAGCACCTGCCGCCCCCGGACCAGTGGCCCGAGCTCCTCTTCGACCTGCCGCAACTGCGCTACCCCGAGCGGCTGAACTGCGCCGCCGAGCTGCTCGCCGGCCCGCCCGACGACCGCCCGGTCTTCCGCACCGCGTCCGGTGACCGCTGGACCTACGGCGGGCTGCGGGACCGCGTCGACCGGCTCGCCCACCTCCTCACCGGCGACCTCGGTGTGGTCCCGGGCAACCGGGTGCTGCTGCGCGGCCCCACCACCCCGTGGCTGGCCGCCTGCTGGCTGGCGGTGCTGAAGGCGGGCGCGGTGGCGGTGACCGTGCTGGCCCAGCAGCGCCCGCACGAACTGCGCGTCATCTGCGAGATCGCCCGGGTGGGGCACGCCCTGTGCGACGTCCGGGCCGTCGACGACCTCGCCGAGGCGGAGGTCCCCGGGCTGCGGATCACCACCTACGGCGGGGACGCGGCCGGCGACCTGCTCACCCGTACGCAGGCCGGCACCGCGCCGGACCGGCCGTACCAGGCCGTGGACACCGCGGCCGACGACGTGGCGCTGATCGCCTTCACCTCGGGGACCACCGGGCGGCCCAAGGGCTGCATGCACTTCCACCGCGACGTGCTGGCGATCGCCGACACCTTCTCCGAGCACGTGCTCAAGCCGCGCCCCGACGACCTCTTCGCGGGCAGCCCCCCGCTCGGTTTCACCTTCGGGCTCGGCGGGCTGGTGGTCTTCCCGATGCGGGCCGGGGCGAGCGCGCTGCTCCTCGAACAGGCGGGCCCGAGGCAGCTCTTGCCCGCGGTCGCCGAGCACCGGGTGTCGGTGCTGTTCACCGCGCCGACGGCGTACCGCGCGATGCTCGACGAGCTGGACGCGTACGACGTGACGTGTCTGCGCCGCTGCGTCTCGGCGGGCGAGAACCTGCCCGCGGCCACCTGGCAAGCCTGGCACGAGCGCACCGGACTGCGCCTCATCAACGGCATCGGCGCGACCGAGCTGCTGCACATCTTCGTCTCCGCGGCCGACGACGACATCAGGCCCGGCACGACCGGCGTCCCGGTGCCGGGATGGCACGCGCGCGTACAGGACGGGAAGGGCGAGCCGGTGGCCGACGGGGAGCCCGGGCTGCTGGCGGTGCGCGGGCCGGTGGGCTGCCGGTACCTCGCCGATCCGCGGCAGCGGGAGTACGTGCGCGGCGGCTGGAACATCACCGGCGACACCTACGTCCGCGAGCCCGACGGCTACTTCCGCTACGTGGCCCGCGCCGACGACATGATCATCTCCGCCGGGTACAACATCGCCGGGCCGGAGGTGGAGGACGCGCTGCTGCGCCATCCGGACGTGGTGGAGGCGGCCGTGGTGGGCCGGCCCGACGCGCACCGCGGACAGGTCGTGGTGGCCCACGCCGTACTGAAGGAGGGCGCCGAGCGGGACGCCGACGCGTTGCGCGCGTTCCTCCGGTCCGAGCTGGCGCCGTACAAGTGCCCGCGCGAGATCGTCTTCCTGGACGCGCTGCCGCGCACGGCGACCGGCAAGCTGCAGCGCTACCGGCTCCTGGCCCCGCACCATCCCGATGCCGATCCCGATCCCCGGGGCGACCAGGCGTGATGACGACAACCTAAGATGATCAACGTGTCCGACCAGCACGCGCAGCACGCCCCGAGATCCCTGATCGTCACGCTCTACGGCGCGTACGGCCGTTTCGCGCCGGGCCCGGTGCCCGTCGCCGAGCTGATCCGGCTGCTGGCCGCGGTCGGGGTGGACGCCCCCTCCGTACGCTCGTCGGTGTCCCGGCTGAAGCGGCGCGGGCTGCTCCTGCCCGCACGCACGGCCGAGGGCGCGGCCGGTTACGAACTGTCCGACGAGGCGAGGCAGTTGCTGGAGGACGGCGATCGGCGCATCTACGCCACGACGCCCTACGCGGACGAGGGCTGGGTGCTCGCCGTGTTCTCCGTGCCCGAGTCGGAGCGGCAGAAGCGGCACGTGCTGCGCTCCCGCCTGGCCGGTCTCGGCTTCGGCAGCGCGGCCCCCGGTGTGTGGATCGCCCCGGCCCGTCTGTACGAGGAGACCCGGCACGCGCTGGGCCGCCTGGGCCTGGACACCTACGTGGACTTCTTCCGGGGTGAGCACCTGGGCTTCACGCCGACCGCCGAGGCGGCGGCCCGCTGGTGGGACCTGACCGCGATCGCCAAGGAGCACGAGGCGTTCCTCGACCGCCACGCGCGCGTGCTGCACGACTGGGAGCGCCGGGCCGACACCCCGCCCGAGGAGGCGTACCGCGACTATCTCCTCGCCCTGGACTCCTGGCGTCACCTGCCCTACACCGACCCGGGGCTGCCCGACCGCCTGCTGCCCGAGGACTGGCCGGGCACCCGCTCGGCGGCCGTCTTCCGGGCCCTGCACGAGCGGCTGCGCGACGCGGGCGCGGTCTACGCGACGCCCGGGGCACCCACGGACCGCCCAGACCCGTGACTCGCGTCACACTTCTCCGGGATCAGGGAACCCTCAGGCTTCTCAGACCCTCTGCTCAGGTTTCTCACCTACCGTGCGGACGCATGAGTCTCGCGCGCAACTTGAACCGGGCCCTCACCGTCACCACCGGCCTCCAGGTACGGAGAGCCCCCCAGGCAGCTAAGGACGCGAAGGGGAAGAGGGCCGCCCCGCCGCCGGAGCCCGCGGAGCGGCCGGCTGCCACGTACCGGTGTCCGTCGGCCGAGGAGCTGGCGACCGACCGGCTGCTGCGGCAGCCCGTCTTCATCATCTCGTCCATCCGCTCCGGTTCCACCCTGCTGCGCATGATGCTCGGCGCCCACCCGCGGCTGCACGCCCCGCACGAGCTGCACATCGGCCGCTTGGAGGTCACCTGCACCAACTGGTTCTCCGAGCGCGCGATGGGCGTCCTCGGCCTGGAGCGCGGTGATCTGGAGCATCTGCTGTGGGACCGCGTCCTGCACCGTGAACTGGTCAGGTCGGGCAAGGACTTCGTGGTCGAGAAGACTCCGGCCAACGCGTACATGTACCGACGCCTCAAGGACTGCTGGCCCGACGCCCGCTTCGTCTTCCTGCTGCGCCACCCGGAGTCGATCGCCCGTTCCTGGCACGAGAGCGATCCCGTCAAGCGGCCGTACGACAAGGCCGTCACCGACGTCCTGCGCTATATGACGGCCGTCGAGGAGGCCCGCGCGGCCGACGCCGAGGGATTCACCGTGCGCTATGAGGACGTCACCGCCGACCCCGAGCGGGAGATGCGCCGCCTGTGCGCGTTCCTCGGTGTCGACTACGCGCCGGCGATGCTGAACTACGGCAGGAAGAGTGGCCGTGAGCTGGTCCGCGGGCTCGGCGACTGGCGGGAGAACATCCGCACCGGCACCGTGCAGCCGGGGCGCGCGCTGCCGAAGGAGGACGAGGTCCCCGAGCGGTTGCGCGGGATCTGCGCGGCCTGGGGCTACACGTCCTGACGCGGGCCGCGCAGCGTGAGCCTCGGCTTGGGGGCATCGGTGCGTCCGGTCACCGGCCGGCGGCTGCCCGCCCGGTACGGTGCGGGCCACACGGCCCCCGGCCCCTCGTAGCCCTGCTCGGCGGCCGCGTGCAGCGTCCAGTGCGGGTCGTAGAGGTGGGGGCGGGCGAGTGCGCACAGGTCGGTGCGGCCCGCCAGGATCAGCGAGTTCACGTCGTCCCAGGAGGAGATCGCGCCCACGGCGATCACCGGGACGCCCGCCTCGTGCCGGACGCGGTCCGCGTACGGCGTCTGGTACGACCGCCCGAATCGAGGGCGCTCATCCGCCACGACCTGCCCCGTGGACACGTCGAGGGCGTCGGCGCCGTGCGCCGCGAAGGCGCGGGCGATCGCCACGGCCTCCTCGGGGCTCGTGCCGCCCTCGGCCCAGTCCGTGGCGGACACGCGTACGGTCATGGGCCGGTCCTCGGGCCACACGGCGCGTACGGCGTCGAAGACCTCCAGCGGGAAGCGGAGCCGCTTCTGCGGTGAGCCGCCGTAGGCGTCGGTGCGGTGGTTCGTGAGCGGGGACAGGAAGCCGGAGAGCAGGTACCCGTGGGCGCAGTGCAGTTCGAGCAGGTCGAAACCGGCCCGGGCGGCCCGGGCGGCGGCGGCCGTGAACTGCTCCCGGACGTCCGTGAGCTGCGCCCGGGACAGGGCGCGCGGGGTCTGGCCACCCGGCTTGTAGGGCAGTGCGGAGGCGGCGACGAGGGGCCAGTTGCCGTCGGGGAGCGGTTCGTCCATGCCCTCCCACATCAGCCGCGTCGAGCCCTTGCGTCCGCTGTGCCCGAGCTGCACGCCGATCGCGGTGCCGGGCGCCCGCGCGTGCACGAAGTCCGTGATCCGCTTCCACGCCTCGCCCTGCCGGCCGGTGTAGAGACCCGCGCAGCCGGGGGTGATGCGGCCCTGCTCGCTGACGCACACCATCTCGGTCATGACCAGTCCGGCGCCGCCGAGGGCCCTGGCCCCCAGGTGGACCAGGTGGAAGTCGCCGGGCACGCCGTCGGTGGCCGAGTACATGTCCATCGGGGAGACGACGACGCGGTTGCGCAGGGTCAGGCCGCGCAGCCGGAACGGGGTGAACATCGGGGGTGTGCCGGGCGGGCAGCCGAACTCGCGCTCGACGGAGCCGGTGAAACGGGCGTCGCGCAGCCGCAGGTTCTCGTGGGTGACGCGGCGGCTCCGGGTGAGCAGGTTGAAGGCGAACTGGCGGGGCGGCTGGTCCAGGTACCGGGAGAGGTCCTCGAACCACTCCAGGCTGGCCCGGGCCGCCCGCTGCGTGGAGGCGACGACGGGCCGCCGCTCCTCCTCGTAGGCGGTGAGCGCCTGCGTGAGGGTGGGCTGTTCCTCCAGGCAGGCGGCGAGCGCGAGGGCGTCCTCCACGGCCAGCTTGGTGCCGGAGCCGATGGAGAAGTGGGCGGTGTGGGCGGCGTCGCCGACGAGGACGGTGTTGCCGTGCGACCAGCGTTCGTTGACCACGGTGCGGAACGTGGTCCACGTCGACTTGTCGGGCCTCAGCGGCCGGCCGCCGAGGGCGTCCGCGAAGATCTTGGCGCAGCGGTCGACGGACTCTCCTTCGTCCATGTCGTCGAAGCCGGCCGCCCGCCAGACCTCCTCGCGCATCTCCACGATGACGGTCGACGCGGACCGGCCCTGCGGCCCGGCGGACCTGCTCGCGGAAACGTGGCCGGGTGACGGGCGGGAGTACGGGTAGCCGTGGAGCTGCATCACGCCGTGCTCGGTCTCGGCGATCTCGAAGCGGAAGGCGTCGAGGGCGAAGTCGGCGGCCAGCCAGATGTAGCGGCACCGGTGGCCGGTGAGGGTGGGCCGGAACGCGTCGCGGTAGGCCTCGCGGGTGGTGCTGTGCACTCCGTCGGCGGCGACGACGAGGTCGTGCGTCTCCGCCAGCAGGACCGGGTCCGGTGCCTCGGTGCGAAAGCGCAGCTCGACGCCGAGGGCGTGGCAGCGCTCGTGCAGGATCTCCAGGAGGCGGTGTCGGCCGAGAGCCGCGAAGCCGTGCCCTTGGGAGGTGTGGCGGGTGCCCCGGTGCACGATCGCGATGTCGTCCCAGCGGACGAAGTCCTTCTTGAGCGCCGCGTAGACGACCGCGTCGGCGTGTTCGATGCCGCCCAGGGTTTCGTCGGACAGGACGACCCCGAAGCCGAAGGTGTCGTCGGGGGCGTTGCGTTCCCAGACGGTGACCTGACGGTGGGGGTCGAGGCGTTTGAGGAGGACGGCGGCGTAGAGGCCGCCGGGGCCGCCGCCGACGACCGCCACACGCAGGGGGCGGTCTGTCTCGTGCGGCGACCGCGGGTGGTCCGTGGCCGGCCGCGCCCCGCGACCGGCACTGCCCCGCGTCCCTTTCGCCGGCACGGTCACCGCCCCCGCCATTTCGGCGGGCGCTTCTGCGTGAAGGCCGTGTGGAACTCGGCGTAGTCCTCGCCGTTCATCAGGAGGGCCTGGGTGGCGGCGTCCAGCTCCACCGCCGCCGCGAGCGGCATGTCCAGTTCGGCGGTGAGGAGGGCTTTGGTCTGGGCGTACGCCAGGGCTGGGCCGTCGGCCAGGCGGCGGGCGAGGGACCGGGCGGCCTCCTCGGCCCGGCCCTCGTCGGTCAGCTCGCTGATCAGGCCGATCCGCTCGGCCTCGGGCGCCCGCACCGGTTCGCCGAGCATCAGCAGCCGGGTGGCGTGGCCGAGTCCGACGACGCGGGGCAGCAGGTAGGCGGCGCCCATGTCGCCGCCGGACAGGCCGACGCGGGTGAAGAGGAAGGCGAAGCGGGCGGTCGGGTCGGCGACCCGGAAGTCGGCGGCCAGCGCGAGGACCGCGCCCGCGCCCGCCGCGACGCCGTGCAGCGCGGCGATCACCGGGAACGGGCACTCCCTGACGGCCCGCACCACCTGGCCCGTCATGCGGTTGAAGTCCAGCAACTGGGCGGTGTCCATGGACAGGGTCGCGCCGATGATCTCTTCGACGTCGCCCCCGGAGCAGAAGCCGCGTCCCTCGCCGGCCAGCACCAGAGCCCGTACGGACCTCGACCGGGACAGCTCGGCGAGGAGGTCGCGCAGGTCGGCGTAGGCCTCGAAGGTGAGGGCGTTGAGCTTGTCGGGCCGGGCGAGGGTGACGGTGGCGACGCCGTCGGTGAGATCGACGCGCAGGTGCCGCCAGTCGGGGGTGGGGGCGGCGGAGCCGGTGAAGGGACTCATGACGGGCGGCCTCCTAGGGCGGGCACGGCCTCACTGAGCGCTACGTCTCGCTACGTCTCGAAGCTATCACTCATCCGTGACCGTCGTCACGAGTGCGCGATACCCTGGTCCGTCGGAAGTCACCGGACGTCGATAACGCGGTAACAGCGCGAGCACCCGGGCGAGGTGCGGCGTTCACCTGGGTAGGCCGCCCCGTACCGGGGCCGAAGGTCCCGGGAGGTGCCCGTCGAACGCCTCTGCCGGGTGGCGCCGTACCATTCATAAGGTTGAAAGCAGGACAGGACGACAGCCTGCTCCGGAACGGACTCGCCGTGCACGATCATCCCCAAGCTCCCGCCTCCTGGCGCATCGCGCTGCCGCACTCCGCCGCGGCCGTGCCGGTCGCCCGTGCCCTGGTCCGTACGGCGCTGGCCGAGCTGGAGCACACGGCGGACGGCGACACCGCGGAGCTGCTCACGGCGGAGCTGGTCGCCAACGCCGTCGAGCACACCTCGGGCGGGTCGCCGATCGAGCTGGTGGTGGAGCTGATGCCGACCGGCTGCCAGGTCGAGGTGCACGACCCGGACCCGGCGCCGCCCGGTGACCTCACCCGGCCCGGTGTGGAGCCGCCCGACCCCTGGCAGGAGCACGGGCGAGGTCTGCTGCTGATCCGCGCCCTGAGCTCGTCCTGCGGTCACCGGCCCAACGGGGCGGGCAAGGCGGTCTGGTTCAGGCTCCCCGCGGTACCCGCTCAGCGTCGCCCTCCGGCGTGACCTCCGCGCCGGCCCGGGCGAGGCGGGAGTGCCGGCGCCCGTAGGCCGCGTACACCAGCAGGCCCACGACGAGGAACACCGCGAACTGGAGCCAGGTCGCCGCACCCGTCTCGTAGATCAGGTACAGGCAGAAACCGACCCCGAGCAGCGGCGTCACCGGGTAGAGCGGCACCCGGAAGGTGCGGGCGAGGCCCGGCTCGCGGCGGCGCAGCGTGATCACCGAGACGTTCACGGCGGCCATGGTGGCCAGCGTGCCGATGGTGCACAGGTTGACCACCGCGTCCAGCGGGGCGAAGGCCGCCGGGAGGGCGAAGACCACGCCGACGACGAGCGTGCCGGCGACGGGGGTCGCGGTGCGCGGCGAGACCTTCTCGAAGACGCGCGGGATCAGACCGTCGCGGGACATGGACATCAGGATGCGGGTCTGGCCGTACATCACGGCGAGCACCACCGAGGCGATGGCGACGACCGCGCCGAAGGCGACCACGCCGCCGCCGACCGTGGAGCCGGTGACCTCGTTCACGACGTACGACAGCGCGGCGGGCCGGTCGCCGACCGCGTCGCCGCCGACGGCACCGATCGCCGCGACGGCGACCGCGCAGTACAGCAGGGTGACCAGGCCGATGCAGACCAGGATCGCGATGGGGATGTCCCGGCGCGGGTTCTTGGCCTCCTCGCCGGCCGTGGTGATCGCGTCGAAGCCGATGTACGAGAAGAAGGCGGCCGTGGTGCCGGCGCCGATCCCGCCGAGGCCGGCCGGGGAGAACGGGCTGAGGTTGCCGTCCTCGAAGGCGAGGAAGCCGACGGCGCAGAAGGCGACCAGGACGGCCAGCTTGAGGACGGCCATCGCGGCCGTGGCCCGGGCGCTCTCCCGCACCCCGCGCACCAGCAGCACGCAGGCCAGGGCGATGACGATCACCGCGGGCAGGTTGACCGCGCCGCCGTCGCCGGGGCCCGCGGAGAGCGCGTGCGGCAACTGGACACCGAGGGCGCTGTCGAGCAGTTCGTTGACGTACTGGCTCCAGCCGACCGCGACCGCGGAGACGGACACGCCGTACTCCAGGAGCAGGCACCAGCCGACCAGGAAGGCGGTGCGCTCGCCGAGTCCGGCGTAGGCGAAGGAGTACGAGGAGCCGGAGACCGGGATCGCGCCGCCCAGCTCGGCGAAGGCGAACGCGGTGAAGACGCAGGTGACGGCGGCCAGCACGAAGGAGACGACGACGGCCGGGCCGGCCTCGGCGACCGAGTCGGACAGACCGACGAAGATGCCGGTGCCGACGATCGCGCCGACGCCGAAGCAGACGAGTTGGAACAGCCCCATCGTGCGCTTGAGGCCGTGGCC
Coding sequences within it:
- a CDS encoding bifunctional salicylyl-CoA 5-hydroxylase/oxidoreductase; the encoded protein is MAGAVTVPAKGTRGSAGRGARPATDHPRSPHETDRPLRVAVVGGGPGGLYAAVLLKRLDPHRQVTVWERNAPDDTFGFGVVLSDETLGGIEHADAVVYAALKKDFVRWDDIAIVHRGTRHTSQGHGFAALGRHRLLEILHERCHALGVELRFRTEAPDPVLLAETHDLVVAADGVHSTTREAYRDAFRPTLTGHRCRYIWLAADFALDAFRFEIAETEHGVMQLHGYPYSRPSPGHVSASRSAGPQGRSASTVIVEMREEVWRAAGFDDMDEGESVDRCAKIFADALGGRPLRPDKSTWTTFRTVVNERWSHGNTVLVGDAAHTAHFSIGSGTKLAVEDALALAACLEEQPTLTQALTAYEEERRPVVASTQRAARASLEWFEDLSRYLDQPPRQFAFNLLTRSRRVTHENLRLRDARFTGSVEREFGCPPGTPPMFTPFRLRGLTLRNRVVVSPMDMYSATDGVPGDFHLVHLGARALGGAGLVMTEMVCVSEQGRITPGCAGLYTGRQGEAWKRITDFVHARAPGTAIGVQLGHSGRKGSTRLMWEGMDEPLPDGNWPLVAASALPYKPGGQTPRALSRAQLTDVREQFTAAAARAARAGFDLLELHCAHGYLLSGFLSPLTNHRTDAYGGSPQKRLRFPLEVFDAVRAVWPEDRPMTVRVSATDWAEGGTSPEEAVAIARAFAAHGADALDVSTGQVVADERPRFGRSYQTPYADRVRHEAGVPVIAVGAISSWDDVNSLILAGRTDLCALARPHLYDPHWTLHAAAEQGYEGPGAVWPAPYRAGSRRPVTGRTDAPKPRLTLRGPRQDV
- a CDS encoding enoyl-CoA hydratase family protein, whose amino-acid sequence is MSPFTGSAAPTPDWRHLRVDLTDGVATVTLARPDKLNALTFEAYADLRDLLAELSRSRSVRALVLAGEGRGFCSGGDVEEIIGATLSMDTAQLLDFNRMTGQVVRAVRECPFPVIAALHGVAAGAGAVLALAADFRVADPTARFAFLFTRVGLSGGDMGAAYLLPRVVGLGHATRLLMLGEPVRAPEAERIGLISELTDEGRAEEAARSLARRLADGPALAYAQTKALLTAELDMPLAAAVELDAATQALLMNGEDYAEFHTAFTQKRPPKWRGR
- a CDS encoding ATP-binding protein, with translation MKAGQDDSLLRNGLAVHDHPQAPASWRIALPHSAAAVPVARALVRTALAELEHTADGDTAELLTAELVANAVEHTSGGSPIELVVELMPTGCQVEVHDPDPAPPGDLTRPGVEPPDPWQEHGRGLLLIRALSSSCGHRPNGAGKAVWFRLPAVPAQRRPPA
- a CDS encoding amino acid permease produces the protein MPASRVKSPHLLVAESGADREGHGLKRTMGLFQLVCFGVGAIVGTGIFVGLSDSVAEAGPAVVVSFVLAAVTCVFTAFAFAELGGAIPVSGSSYSFAYAGLGERTAFLVGWCLLLEYGVSVSAVAVGWSQYVNELLDSALGVQLPHALSAGPGDGGAVNLPAVIVIALACVLLVRGVRESARATAAMAVLKLAVLVAFCAVGFLAFEDGNLSPFSPAGLGGIGAGTTAAFFSYIGFDAITTAGEEAKNPRRDIPIAILVCIGLVTLLYCAVAVAAIGAVGGDAVGDRPAALSYVVNEVTGSTVGGGVVAFGAVVAIASVVLAVMYGQTRILMSMSRDGLIPRVFEKVSPRTATPVAGTLVVGVVFALPAAFAPLDAVVNLCTIGTLATMAAVNVSVITLRRREPGLARTFRVPLYPVTPLLGVGFCLYLIYETGAATWLQFAVFLVVGLLVYAAYGRRHSRLARAGAEVTPEGDAERVPRGA